Part of the Sinorhizobium terangae genome is shown below.
CGCGGCTGTCGATCACCTCCTTGAGGCTCTTGTCGCCATTGGCCGCTTCCATCGCCAGCGCATAGACGCTTTCCGCCCCCTTGACGACGCGAGCCACCTCGCCCGCAGACCGAACGGCGACGGCGATCGATCCATCTTCTTTCCTGACCTGAGAAATCAGCACGTTCCTGTCCTTCCTCTCGACCTGGGCTTCACCGCCCGCCCCTTTCGTGACGCAGGCAATGCGCCGCCCTCGGGTGATTTGCACCACCCAATCCAGCGGCCCGAGCCGCCCGTTTCTGTTTCTGGTTCAATGAAGGCTGATCGGGGAACCGGTCAGCCTTTGCCTTTGTTCTTGTTGTAGACGTCGAAGAATACGGCTGCGAGCAGCACAAGACCCTTGATCAGCTGCTGGTAGTCGATGCCAATGCCCATGATCGACATGCCGTTGTTCATGACGCCCATGATGAAGGCGCCGATGACGGCACCGGTGATCTTGCCGACGCCGCCCGAAGCAGAGGCGCCGCCGATGAAGCAGGCGGCGATCACGTCGAGTTCGAAGCCGACGCCGGCCTTCGGGGTGGCCGAGTTCAACCGCGCCGTGATGATCATGCCGGCGAGAGCGGCAAGCACGCCCATGTTCACGAACGCGTAGAAGGTCAGCCGCTCGGTGTTGATGCCGGAGAGCTTTGCAGCCTTTTCGTTGCCGCCCATCGCATAGATCCGCCGGCCGATCGTCGAGCGCGTCGTAAGGAACGTATAGGCGGCAATCAGCACGCCCATGACGATGAGAACGTTCGGCAGACCGCGATAGGTCGAGAGCTGGAAGCCGATGAACAGCGCGACGAAACCGATAACCGCCATCTGAATCGCGAAGAAGATGAAGGGCTCGTTCTCCGTGCCGTGCTGCTCGTTGATGCGGCGATTGCGCAGCCCCGCGTAGACGGCGTAGCCGACAAGCGCCAGCACAGCTACCAGCGCCACCATGTTCTTGATGACGTCGGGGTTGGGGCTGAGGAAATAGAGGAAATCCGGAACGAAGCCCGTCGACAGGATCTGGAACTCCTTCGGGAACGGCCCGATCGGCCGCCCGCCGAGGACCACGTAGGTCATTCCGCGGAACACCAGCATGCCGGCGAGCGTGACGATGAAGGACGGAATCTTCTGGTAGGCCACCCAATAGCCCTGCGCCGCCCCCATGATGCCGCCGACGACGAGACAGGCGGGAATGACCACGAACGCAGGCAGGCCCCATTTGACCAGCATGATCGCCGATATCGCGCCGATGAAGGCCACGATCGAGCCGACCGAAAGGTCGATATGCCCGGCGACGATGATCAGCAGCATGCCCAGCGCCATGATGACGATGAACGAGTTCTGCAGCACCAGGTTCGTGATGTTGACGGGCCTGAAGAGAACGCCATCGGTCACGAACTGGAAGAACAGCATGATGATGACGAGCGCGACCAGCAGGCCGTATTCGCGGATGTTGTTCCTGAGATAGTCACCGATCGACGGTTTGGTGGTTTGGGTGCTCGTATCGGCGACCATTAGTGTTTCTCCCCTGAACGCATGATGGCGCGCATGATAGATTCCTGGCTGGCTTCTTCCTTGGAAAGCTCTGCCACAATGCGCCCTTCGTTCATGACATAGATGCGGTCGCAGGTTCCGAGGAGTTCCGGCATCTCCGAAGAGATCATCAGGATGCCTTTGCCCTCGGCCGCGAGTTGGTTGATGATGGTGTAGATCTCATACTTCGCGCCGATATCGATGCCGCGTGTCGGCTCGTCGAGTATGAGAACGTCGGGATTGGTGAACAGCCACTTGGACAGCACGACCTTCTGCTGGTTGCCGCCCGAAAGGTTCACCGTCTCCTGATAGATCGAATGCGAGCGGATACGAAGCTTCGTGCGATAGTCCGCAGCGACCTTTCTCTCCTTGCGCTCATCGATGACGCCGTTCGACGCGACCGCATGCAGGTTGGCAAGGGTCGTGTTGTCCTTGATGTTGTTGATGAGCACGAGCCCGAGCTGCTTGCGGTCTTCCGTGACATAGGCGAGACCCGCCTTGATCGCCCGCGGGATCGTGCTGACGTCCACCGGCTTGCCGCGCATGGTCACGTCGCCGGTGATCTTGTGCCCCCACGATTTGCCGAAGATGCTCATCACCGTTTCGGTGCGGCCCGCACCCATCAGCCCCGCAATACCGACGACTTCGCCAGCGCGAACATTGAAGCTGACATCGTGCAGGAACTGGCGGTCACGGTGATGCTGATGGAAGACGTTCCAGTTCTTCACCTCGAGCAGCGTCTCGCCGATGTTCGGCTCGCGGGGCGGGTAGCGGTCTTCCATCGCCCGGCCGACCATGCCCTTGATGATCCGATCCTCGCTGATGTCTTCCTTGTGACAGTCGAGTGTTTCCACCGTGCCGCCGTCGCGCAGGATGGTGATCTGGTCGGCGACCTTTTTGATCTCGTTCAGCTTGTGCGAGATGATGATCGAGGTCATGCCCTGCTTGCGAAACTCCATGAGCAGCTTCAGAAGCGCGTCGGAATCGGTCTCGTTCAGCGAGGCGGTCGGTTCGTCGAGGATCAGCAGCCGGACCTTCTTGGAAAGCGCCTTGGCGATTTCCACCAGTTGCTGTTTGCCGACGCCGATATCGGTGATGAGCGTCGCGGGCGGCTCCTTCAAGCCTACCTTGTTCAAGAGCTCCTGCGTGCGGGCAAAAGTCTGCGGCCAGTGGATCACACCTTTGCTAGCGATCTCGTTGCCGAGAAAGATGTTTTCGGCGATCGACAGCAATGGAACCAGCGCCAGTTCCTGGTGAATGATGATAATGCCGAGATGCTCGCTGTCCGAGATCGTGCTGAAGCGCCGCACCTCGCCGTCATAGTAGATCTCACCCTCGTAGGTTCCCGCGGGATAGACGCCGCTCAGCACCTTCATCAAGGTCGACTTGCCGGCACCATTTTCGCCGACGAGAGCGTGGATTTCCCCTTCGCGGACCTTGAAGCTGACATTGTCAAGCGCCTTGACGCCCGGAAACGTCTTGGTGATGCCCCGCATTTCGAGAATGATATTGTCCATGTTCAGCATTCCAGCTGCAGCCCGCGAGAGACTACAGACTCCCTTACCCAGAGAAAAGGGTCCGCAACGGGATCGCGGACCCTCCGTTTCGACGCGATCAGTTGTTGATCTGGTCTTCCGTGTAGTAGCCCGAGCCGACAAGGATTTCCTTGGCATTGGACTTGTCGACCGCAACCGGCTTCAGCAGGTAGGACGGAACAACCTTGACACCGTTTTCATAGGTCTTGGTGTCGTTCACTTCCGGCTCCTTGCCGTCCATGATCGCGTTGACCATGTTAACCGTGACCTTGGCGAGTTCGCGGGTGTCCTTGAAGACGGTCGAAAACTGTTCGTCGGCGAGGATCGACTTGACCGACGGCAGTTCGGCGTCCTGACCGGTGACCACCGGCATCGGCATATCGCCGGAGCCGTAACCGACGCCCTTCAGAGCGGAGATGATGCCGATCGAGAGACCATCATAGGGCGAGAGCACGCCGTCAACCTTGGCGTCGGTGTAGGTGGACGAAAGCAGGTTTTCCATGCGGGACTGGGCGACGGCGCCGTCCCAACGCAGCGTGCCGACCTGATCCATGCCCGTCTGGCCGGACTTCACGACGATCTTGCCGCTGTCGATCAAGGGCTGCAGGACCGACATCGCGCCGTCATAGAAGAAGAAGGCGTTGTTGTCGTCCGGCGAACCGCCGAAAAGTTCGATGTTCTTCGGCTCGGTCGCGCCGTCGAGCTTCAGGCCGTTAACGAGCGAGGTCGCCTGCAGGACGCCGACCTGGAAGTTGTCGAAGGTGGCGTAGTAGTCGACGTTGCCGGAGTCGCGGATGAGGCGGTCATAGGCAATGACCTTGACGCCGGCGTCATGCGCCTTCTGCAGGATGTCGGACAGTGTGGTGCCGTCGATGGCGCCGATCACGAGAACCTTCGCGCCCTTGGTCACCATGTTCTCGATCTGCGCGAGCTGGTTCGGAATGTCGTCGTCGGCGAACTGCAGGTCCGGCGTGTAGCCGGCTTCCTTGAACAGCTTCTCCATGGTCTCGCCGTCGGAAATCCAGCGGGTCGACGTCTTCGTCGGCATGGAGATGCCGACGGTGCCCTTGTCCTGTGCGAAGACCGGTGCAGCAAACGACGCGACGGAAATCGCCGCGGCTGCGAGAAGCGAAGTAATCAATTTCATCAGATCTCTCCCTGAGTGTTGAAGCCGGCAGGCCCCGTCATATGCGCAGCGATCCACCGGCGCGGAGAGTTGGTCCCCGGCGGTGGTTCAAGGTGAAGGAAAGCCCTCCCGGCCCCACATACTCCCGCATGCACTGGCGCATCGACAGGGAAACTGGAATCAATAAACATAACTGTCAAATACAATATCGCTTTGCATGCATATCAAAATTGATATACCACAGCAAAAGAGTGTGATTATTGAAAATTTTCAGAAAACGGGGCCAATGCCGTGACAGTGGACAGCAGGGCGAATGCCGGAGCGATGGCGGACGAACTTCTCGATAGCGCCCTCCTTCGATCGGGCCTGAAGATCAATCATCTGAGGCTCATCCTGGCGATTGAGGACTATCGTCGCATCAGCACCGCCGCCGATTCGCTCGGCATCTCGCAGCCGGCAGCGTCGCGAATGCTCGCCGAGATCGAAGCGATCATGAAGGCGCCGATCTGCGAACGGGTGGCGCGCGGCGTCGAACTGACCCGCTATGGCGAGGCGCTCGCACGACGCGCGCGAACGATCTTTCTCGAACTGCGCGAGGCCGCGCGCGAGATCAATGAATTGAAAACCGGTAGCGGCGGCTCGGTCTCGCTCGGCTCCGTCACGGGCCCCGCCCTTAACCTCGCCGTGCCCGCCATCCGCCAGGTCTCGACGGCCTATCCCGGCATCGAGATAAATGTGCAGATCGACAACAGCAACGTGCTGACGCGCGAGCTCCTGGCGGCGCGCCACGACTTCGTCGTCGGCCGCATCCCGGACGATCTCAATCCGCGCCTCTTCAACATGGTCGAGATCGGTTTCGAGGAGGCCTGCCTGATCGTTCGCGAAGGCCATCCCCTGCTCGAAAAGCCAATTGCAAACGCCGACGACCTGCCGGGTTACGAGTGGGTGTTCCAGCCGCCGGGAACGCTGCTGCGCCGTGCGGTCGAGGACAGCTTCGTCTCCGCCGGCGTCCGGCTGCCGGCAACCGTCATCAACACGTCCTCGATCATTCTGACGCTGTCGATCGTTCGAAACACCAACGCGATTGCACCGGTCGCCCTCGACGTTGCGAATTTCGTCGCCGGCAACGGGACGCCCGCCGGCGATATTCGCGTGCTGCCAACGCAAATCCCGATACGCATCAAGCCCTACGGCCTGATCACCGCCGAAGGCCGTGCCCTGCCGCCAAGCGCAAAGCTGCTCTACGACCTGATCCTGAAGCAGAGCAGAGCGTGATAAGGCCCGCATAACCCTCACAGGGCAGGATGGCTGAAGAAGCTCGCCGTCGGTCGTTCGCAAAGCGACATCCCCGACAAATGCTGTTTGGAGAAGACACGTCATGTTCGGCATGTCGGTGTTTCAGTCAGTGCTCGAACGATTGAAGGCAGAGCAGCAGGACGCGGCGTGCGACGAGGACGCCGGCGAGCAGGCATTCCGGCATGGCATGGCCGGGTTCTCGCACGGCTTCATCGTCGACACGTCGCCGGCTATAACGGCGCTCGACGCGGTTCAACGTGCTTATCATGAGCTTGCACCGGCCGAGAGCATGCAGCAACCGGTGATGCCCGATCATCTGAAACGCACGAGTCTTGCCGAGGTTGCGGCCGAGCTTGCACTGGACGAGCAGGAAACCGCGATTTCGCTTGCTGCCAAACGACGGCGGTTCGCCGCGGCTAACCACCCGGACAGGTTACCGGCCGACTTCAGGGCCAACGCCACCGTTCGGATGAAACTTGCCAATATGCTCATCGATGAAGCGTCGCGAAGGCTGCCCCGCGACAACGGGTCGGCATGACCTTCACTTCGGCGCGTCACCCGCGTCGGTCTTGTCACCGGCCGATTGCTTCGGCTTGAAAAAGATCAGCAGAGCACAGCCCGCATAGGCGGTTACGGCCAGAAAGATCATGCCCCACGTCGTCTGCCCGGTGCTGAATTCCACCGCCGTCCAGGCAGCGCAGACGGCGACGATCAACAGGCGGATCCACAGGGGCTGGTAAAAAGGGTGATCCGGATCGATGAACTTGA
Proteins encoded:
- the mmsB gene encoding multiple monosaccharide ABC transporter permease, whose product is MVADTSTQTTKPSIGDYLRNNIREYGLLVALVIIMLFFQFVTDGVLFRPVNITNLVLQNSFIVIMALGMLLIIVAGHIDLSVGSIVAFIGAISAIMLVKWGLPAFVVIPACLVVGGIMGAAQGYWVAYQKIPSFIVTLAGMLVFRGMTYVVLGGRPIGPFPKEFQILSTGFVPDFLYFLSPNPDVIKNMVALVAVLALVGYAVYAGLRNRRINEQHGTENEPFIFFAIQMAVIGFVALFIGFQLSTYRGLPNVLIVMGVLIAAYTFLTTRSTIGRRIYAMGGNEKAAKLSGINTERLTFYAFVNMGVLAALAGMIITARLNSATPKAGVGFELDVIAACFIGGASASGGVGKITGAVIGAFIMGVMNNGMSIMGIGIDYQQLIKGLVLLAAVFFDVYNKNKGKG
- the mmsA gene encoding multiple monosaccharide ABC transporter ATP-binding protein, whose amino-acid sequence is MDNIILEMRGITKTFPGVKALDNVSFKVREGEIHALVGENGAGKSTLMKVLSGVYPAGTYEGEIYYDGEVRRFSTISDSEHLGIIIIHQELALVPLLSIAENIFLGNEIASKGVIHWPQTFARTQELLNKVGLKEPPATLITDIGVGKQQLVEIAKALSKKVRLLILDEPTASLNETDSDALLKLLMEFRKQGMTSIIISHKLNEIKKVADQITILRDGGTVETLDCHKEDISEDRIIKGMVGRAMEDRYPPREPNIGETLLEVKNWNVFHQHHRDRQFLHDVSFNVRAGEVVGIAGLMGAGRTETVMSIFGKSWGHKITGDVTMRGKPVDVSTIPRAIKAGLAYVTEDRKQLGLVLINNIKDNTTLANLHAVASNGVIDERKERKVAADYRTKLRIRSHSIYQETVNLSGGNQQKVVLSKWLFTNPDVLILDEPTRGIDIGAKYEIYTIINQLAAEGKGILMISSEMPELLGTCDRIYVMNEGRIVAELSKEEASQESIMRAIMRSGEKH
- a CDS encoding LysR family transcriptional regulator; protein product: MADELLDSALLRSGLKINHLRLILAIEDYRRISTAADSLGISQPAASRMLAEIEAIMKAPICERVARGVELTRYGEALARRARTIFLELREAAREINELKTGSGGSVSLGSVTGPALNLAVPAIRQVSTAYPGIEINVQIDNSNVLTRELLAARHDFVVGRIPDDLNPRLFNMVEIGFEEACLIVREGHPLLEKPIANADDLPGYEWVFQPPGTLLRRAVEDSFVSAGVRLPATVINTSSIILTLSIVRNTNAIAPVALDVANFVAGNGTPAGDIRVLPTQIPIRIKPYGLITAEGRALPPSAKLLYDLILKQSRA
- the chvE gene encoding multiple monosaccharide ABC transporter substrate-binding protein, translated to MKLITSLLAAAAISVASFAAPVFAQDKGTVGISMPTKTSTRWISDGETMEKLFKEAGYTPDLQFADDDIPNQLAQIENMVTKGAKVLVIGAIDGTTLSDILQKAHDAGVKVIAYDRLIRDSGNVDYYATFDNFQVGVLQATSLVNGLKLDGATEPKNIELFGGSPDDNNAFFFYDGAMSVLQPLIDSGKIVVKSGQTGMDQVGTLRWDGAVAQSRMENLLSSTYTDAKVDGVLSPYDGLSIGIISALKGVGYGSGDMPMPVVTGQDAELPSVKSILADEQFSTVFKDTRELAKVTVNMVNAIMDGKEPEVNDTKTYENGVKVVPSYLLKPVAVDKSNAKEILVGSGYYTEDQINN